In Venenivibrio stagnispumantis, one DNA window encodes the following:
- a CDS encoding putative CRISPR-associated protein: MDKIVGNFILTSCGLSILTNMAKELNFDENIYKYSNYTEKEFPKEKKEKFDKFIKDVKEKLLKFNLSELKETSAELNALINFYQNDIKNFPEMDYHYFLHTDTYLGKKVAEILIELFKNKGITNVESITAKDLKTSSFEEFQISLSDLAKNLVNEIIKPFKSGGYKIIFNLTGGFKSINSFLQTVASLYADESIYIFETSENLLRIPRLPIKIEEGIFKENLNLFRMLELGIYQDVIKEEIDKLPEIVYLKIDNGFAMSPWGELIWQNIKDEVYKERLVEPISKRIEMSTQLKKQFESLNPSERLQLNKKIDDLEICIERNFQDCKKSLRFHELKGNISETYQYEIYPFDGNDNRRLYIKSKDGKYILDKIDAHLK, from the coding sequence ATGGATAAAATCGTAGGAAATTTTATTCTTACAAGCTGTGGTTTAAGCATTCTTACAAATATGGCAAAAGAATTGAACTTTGATGAAAATATATATAAATACTCTAATTATACAGAAAAAGAATTTCCTAAGGAAAAAAAAGAAAAGTTTGATAAATTTATAAAAGATGTAAAAGAAAAGTTATTAAAGTTTAATTTATCAGAGCTAAAAGAAACAAGTGCAGAATTAAATGCTTTGATAAATTTTTACCAAAATGATATTAAAAACTTTCCTGAAATGGATTATCATTATTTTCTTCATACAGATACATACTTAGGTAAGAAAGTTGCAGAAATTTTAATAGAGTTATTTAAAAATAAGGGAATTACAAATGTAGAATCAATTACAGCTAAAGATTTAAAAACATCTTCTTTTGAAGAGTTTCAAATTTCTTTGTCAGATTTAGCAAAAAATTTAGTCAATGAAATAATAAAGCCTTTCAAATCAGGTGGATATAAAATAATTTTTAACCTTACCGGTGGATTTAAAAGTATAAATAGTTTTCTACAAACTGTAGCTTCTTTATATGCAGATGAAAGTATATATATATTTGAAACAAGTGAGAATTTATTAAGAATACCAAGATTACCAATAAAGATAGAGGAAGGTATTTTCAAGGAAAACCTAAATTTATTTAGAATGTTAGAATTAGGAATATATCAAGATGTTATAAAAGAAGAGATAGATAAATTACCTGAAATTGTTTATTTAAAAATTGATAATGGTTTTGCTATGTCTCCTTGGGGAGAACTTATATGGCAAAATATAAAAGATGAAGTTTACAAAGAAAGATTAGTTGAACCAATTTCAAAAAGAATAGAAATGTCAACTCAATTAAAGAAACAATTTGAATCTTTAAATCCTTCTGAACGCTTACAATTAAATAAAAAAATTGACGACCTTGAAATCTGTATAGAAAGAAATTTTCAAGATTGCAAAAAATCTTTGAGATTCCACGAACTAAAAGGTAATATTTCAGAAACTTACCAATATGAAATATACCCATTTGATGGTAATGATAACAGAAGGTTATATATAAAATCCAAAGATGGGAAATATATTTTGGATAAAATAGATGCTCATCTAAAATAA
- the csm5 gene encoding type III-A CRISPR-associated RAMP protein Csm5: MGYIEEKINLTIKSPVHIGSGEKITKLEYIPEGRNIVIYSLNKFLSKLDEKQLENIIAQIESNNEIDENLIRKYLNDIKRYSLNVNDTNINEIHEFIKTADKPYIPGSEIKGAIRTAILYSIVKNNLQEFKDKLKFVNEDKNNKIAREIEEKAFGKISNDIMKFFMVEDTKPIETQNLVAKKIEIINTRKKFSEYAECLKKDTKLETKIKIFQNRREFQNFKYNKYIINWKQSCYEYAKDLIDVEKEYWKDKNQEILKFYQNLENENTEENPLIRIGRFTGKLSHTIVLLSKKTGYNISFPKTRRLTKENEVLGWIKS, translated from the coding sequence ATGGGATATATTGAAGAAAAAATAAATCTTACTATAAAATCACCGGTTCATATAGGTTCAGGCGAAAAAATAACAAAACTTGAATATATACCGGAAGGCAGAAATATAGTTATATATAGTCTAAATAAATTTTTATCAAAACTTGATGAAAAACAGCTGGAAAATATAATTGCACAAATAGAAAGTAATAATGAAATAGATGAAAATTTAATAAGAAAATACCTAAATGATATAAAAAGATATAGCTTAAATGTAAATGATACAAACATAAATGAAATCCATGAGTTTATAAAAACAGCAGATAAACCTTATATTCCGGGGTCAGAAATAAAAGGAGCAATAAGAACTGCTATTTTATATAGCATAGTTAAAAATAATTTACAGGAATTTAAAGATAAATTGAAATTTGTTAATGAAGATAAAAATAATAAAATTGCAAGAGAAATAGAAGAAAAAGCATTCGGAAAAATATCAAATGATATAATGAAATTTTTTATGGTAGAAGATACAAAGCCGATAGAAACACAAAATCTCGTAGCCAAAAAAATAGAAATTATAAATACAAGGAAAAAATTTTCAGAATATGCAGAATGTCTTAAAAAAGATACAAAGTTAGAAACAAAAATAAAAATATTCCAAAATAGAAGAGAATTTCAAAATTTCAAATACAATAAATACATAATCAATTGGAAACAAAGCTGTTATGAATATGCAAAAGATTTAATAGATGTAGAAAAAGAATATTGGAAAGATAAAAATCAAGAGATTTTAAAATTTTATCAAAATCTTGAAAATGAAAATACAGAAGAAAATCCATTAATAAGAATAGGAAGATTTACCGGAAAACTAAGTCATACAATCGTTTTGCTTTCTAAAAAAACCGGATATAACATTTCTTTCCCAAAAACAAGAAGATTAACTAAAGAAAATGAGGTATTAGGATGGATAAAATCGTAG
- the csm4 gene encoding type III-A CRISPR-associated RAMP protein Csm4, giving the protein MIKAYRIKFLSPYTTIKSYTIFGAFCWAYRLLYGKDRLENFLKEFSENPKFLISSPFPVIEDIYLFPKPFFELKLSSDIKILEKLKRKPYKNAVYITQKVLEKIIKGEVKNQNDLMKLNVKSGVIYDNDENLSSLNFGKNQIFVHNQINRINNESKNLYFEEGIVPFENQEKYFLVKFIDESFINEFEKILKIVQELGLGGNKNIGWGKVEILEDDKNFSFLGRKETDKFITLSPIIAKNINLKNSYYNFYTFVSYTDGSFEKPKLKGKIDYIEEGSIIKKQDTNQFAGVLKHISNDIYQYGLEFPVYMEW; this is encoded by the coding sequence ATGATAAAGGCTTATAGAATAAAATTTTTATCACCATATACCACTATAAAAAGCTATACAATTTTCGGTGCTTTTTGTTGGGCTTATAGACTTTTATATGGAAAAGATAGATTAGAAAATTTCTTAAAAGAATTTTCAGAAAATCCAAAATTTTTAATATCCTCTCCGTTTCCGGTTATAGAAGATATATATCTATTCCCTAAACCATTTTTTGAACTTAAGCTATCATCAGATATAAAAATATTAGAAAAATTAAAAAGAAAACCATATAAAAATGCAGTATATATTACCCAAAAAGTTTTAGAGAAGATTATAAAAGGAGAAGTTAAAAACCAAAATGATTTAATGAAGCTAAATGTTAAATCCGGAGTAATTTATGATAATGATGAAAATCTTAGTAGTTTAAATTTCGGTAAAAATCAGATATTTGTCCATAATCAGATAAATAGGATTAATAATGAATCTAAAAATCTTTATTTTGAGGAAGGGATTGTCCCTTTTGAAAATCAAGAAAAATATTTTTTAGTTAAATTTATTGATGAATCATTTATAAATGAGTTTGAAAAAATATTAAAAATAGTTCAGGAGCTTGGTTTAGGTGGAAATAAAAATATTGGTTGGGGAAAGGTAGAGATTTTAGAAGATGATAAAAATTTTTCATTCTTAGGAAGAAAAGAAACGGATAAATTTATAACCCTTTCTCCTATAATTGCAAAAAATATAAATTTAAAAAATAGCTATTATAACTTTTACACATTTGTCTCATATACAGATGGAAGTTTTGAGAAACCAAAATTAAAAGGTAAGATTGATTATATAGAAGAAGGTTCAATAATAAAAAAACAAGATACCAACCAGTTTGCCGGAGTTTTAAAACATATTAGTAATGATATATACCAATACGGCTTAGAATTTCCTGTATATATGGAGTGGTAA
- the csm3 gene encoding type III-A CRISPR-associated RAMP protein Csm3, which produces MSNNQATFNKPLKAILKLSYEIEVLTGLHIGGSKESIEIGGIDNIVIKTPYYEGKRNVPYIPGSSLKGKIRALLEWVEKPQNNPNLPIAISNNGEPCNCGKCNICKLFGTHKAGKNQTEPVRVRFDDFYPTMETIQMWEDVLEGLYTEIKTENTINRITGTAAHPRHQERVIPGSIFKGNIIIRLFEGDSYQNTLEILQKGIKLLENDYLGGSGSRGYGRVEIGEPKKAKIIDINGVEKEIEIEKLKDEIDKITKIGQ; this is translated from the coding sequence ATGTCAAACAATCAAGCTACTTTTAACAAGCCATTAAAAGCTATTTTAAAATTAAGCTATGAAATTGAAGTATTAACCGGATTGCATATAGGCGGTTCTAAGGAGAGTATAGAAATAGGTGGAATAGATAATATAGTTATAAAAACACCTTATTATGAAGGAAAAAGAAATGTTCCATATATTCCCGGTTCATCTTTAAAAGGTAAAATAAGAGCTTTACTTGAATGGGTAGAAAAACCTCAAAATAATCCAAATCTTCCAATTGCAATATCTAACAATGGAGAACCTTGTAACTGTGGAAAATGTAATATATGCAAACTTTTTGGAACTCATAAAGCCGGCAAAAATCAAACAGAACCTGTAAGAGTTAGATTTGATGATTTTTATCCTACAATGGAAACCATACAGATGTGGGAAGATGTGCTTGAAGGTTTATATACAGAAATCAAAACAGAAAATACTATAAATAGAATAACCGGCACAGCAGCACATCCAAGACATCAAGAAAGAGTTATTCCCGGTTCAATATTTAAAGGAAATATAATAATAAGACTCTTTGAAGGAGATAGCTATCAAAATACACTAGAAATATTACAAAAAGGTATAAAACTACTTGAAAATGATTATCTTGGTGGAAGTGGTTCAAGAGGATATGGAAGAGTAGAAATAGGCGAACCCAAAAAAGCAAAAATAATAGATATAAATGGGGTTGAAAAAGAAATAGAAATTGAGAAATTAAAAGATGAGATAGATAAAATAACTAAAATCGGGCAGTAG
- the csm2 gene encoding type III-A CRISPR-associated protein Csm2: MTVEEVYNEIKEIKRTKGWNNVDFLYAFNIVLERNLKGKNISELDIEKFIEPNGFAEKIAKETTIKRSQLRKFFNEVKELKQKIVEIKPDENLKPDIRIRVTALIPKLAYASGRKTIDKNFYEFMKLLLLKLKDGKRKDFEAFDHIFEAIIAYHTYHHPKEE; this comes from the coding sequence ATGACTGTTGAAGAAGTTTATAACGAAATTAAAGAAATAAAAAGAACTAAAGGATGGAATAATGTAGATTTTTTATACGCATTTAATATTGTGCTTGAAAGAAATTTAAAAGGAAAAAATATATCTGAACTTGATATTGAGAAATTTATAGAACCGAACGGATTTGCAGAAAAAATAGCCAAAGAAACAACAATAAAAAGAAGCCAGTTAAGAAAATTTTTCAATGAAGTAAAAGAATTAAAACAAAAGATAGTAGAAATTAAACCGGATGAAAATTTAAAACCGGATATCCGTATTAGAGTAACTGCCCTTATACCAAAACTTGCTTATGCTTCCGGTAGAAAAACTATAGATAAGAATTTTTATGAATTTATGAAATTATTACTTCTAAAATTAAAAGATGGCAAAAGAAAAGATTTTGAAGCTTTTGACCACATTTTTGAAGCAATTATTGCTTATCATACATATCATCATCCAAAGGAGGAATAA
- the cas10 gene encoding type III-A CRISPR-associated protein Cas10/Csm1, whose protein sequence is MNNIEKLALAGLLHDIGKFYLRTKPEENISNYNKEDFKYDHALYSYIAIKKFFREYLEKNLNLNPEEIANIASKHHNPSNELEKIMQIADWFSSAERERIREDEINFLHTVFERVSFTGESDTGGKDFGYYRLEPLALDERIFPKTYEGIYEGNFIRFIGKNKAEIEEELGNYKDLWNEFINELKKLSRFKGKQAFIFIYYLLQKYLWCVPASTYDIEKKSRHYPDISLFDHSRILSAIACAIYDYAKQTGLDISKLDFNALEKQDFLLLIEADINGIQKFIYNLGKTQGIKNFSISKALRGRSFLVSMIPEIISRHILNELGYTITNAIYTSGGKFQLLVANTENNNKKLEEIKEKLQEYFYKEFFAELGITIAYKEFSGEYLTGKDHKNYADVIDELQILLDKKKKQRFDKQIGKDENESKKEFICPSCKKLPVEKEDAICYLCEKSNEIGNKLPKIKYIVFGKNITNQNNITSITLGNFGTVYLVEEENIDKFKDAEEILLLNDTTFEKNNGFKFLGNTVPFIDEDNEEFFKIIAENKDNETFKKGDETLKANVVPFSWLAELSEGDKKLGIFRADVDNLGLIFSDGLRKKGKNDSERYTISRVATLSRMLDLFFSGYINKLVQDFTKESLPIKKKVGNKEIELKNINSLIYIVYSGGDDLFLIAPYNIILDFALRLREEFYKYTGKNLDFGLSGGIYISSPTTPIHMTAKFSENLENIAKKTMFKQNGNIILKDNIAILDKPFRWRDYQGRKTLEILIQNEYSNDNSILYNIGISNPEENKEVVFYEYIIKLANKIIEYYEKDKISRSFLFKLLRFHQSYIGKEEKIKAMIYPKIYYQIARNIKDNDVREFFENTLIKEGFKENGKILITTKNVLKNLDVIIPLVLMKTRGGN, encoded by the coding sequence ATGAATAATATAGAAAAATTAGCCTTAGCAGGTCTGCTTCACGATATTGGAAAGTTTTATTTAAGGACAAAACCGGAAGAAAATATCTCAAATTACAATAAAGAAGATTTTAAATATGACCATGCATTATATTCATATATAGCAATAAAAAAATTTTTCAGAGAATATTTAGAAAAAAATCTAAATCTTAATCCGGAAGAGATAGCAAATATAGCATCTAAGCATCATAATCCTTCAAATGAGCTTGAAAAAATAATGCAGATAGCAGATTGGTTTTCCTCTGCCGAAAGAGAGCGAATAAGAGAAGATGAAATAAACTTTTTACATACAGTTTTTGAAAGGGTATCATTTACAGGAGAATCAGATACAGGAGGAAAAGATTTTGGATATTATAGATTGGAGCCTTTGGCATTAGACGAAAGAATTTTTCCAAAAACCTATGAAGGTATTTATGAAGGTAATTTTATAAGATTTATAGGCAAAAATAAAGCAGAAATAGAAGAAGAACTTGGAAATTATAAGGATTTATGGAATGAATTTATAAATGAACTAAAAAAATTATCAAGATTTAAAGGGAAACAAGCATTTATATTTATATATTATCTGCTTCAAAAATATCTTTGGTGTGTGCCGGCATCTACTTATGATATTGAGAAAAAAAGCAGACATTATCCGGATATATCTTTATTTGACCATTCAAGAATATTATCAGCAATTGCCTGTGCTATATACGATTATGCAAAACAAACCGGATTAGATATATCAAAACTGGATTTTAACGCATTGGAAAAACAAGACTTTTTACTCTTGATAGAAGCAGATATAAACGGAATTCAAAAATTTATATATAACTTAGGAAAAACTCAAGGTATAAAAAATTTTTCAATATCCAAAGCATTAAGAGGTCGTTCATTCTTAGTTTCTATGATACCGGAGATTATATCAAGACATATATTAAATGAGCTTGGATATACAATCACAAATGCAATATATACAAGTGGTGGAAAATTCCAATTATTAGTTGCAAATACAGAGAATAATAATAAAAAATTAGAAGAAATAAAAGAAAAACTTCAAGAATATTTTTATAAAGAATTTTTTGCAGAACTTGGAATAACAATAGCTTATAAAGAATTTTCCGGAGAGTATCTTACCGGAAAAGACCATAAAAATTATGCAGATGTTATAGATGAACTTCAAATTTTACTTGATAAAAAGAAAAAACAAAGATTTGATAAACAAATCGGAAAAGATGAAAATGAAAGCAAAAAAGAATTTATATGTCCTTCTTGTAAAAAACTACCGGTTGAAAAAGAGGATGCTATCTGTTATCTTTGTGAAAAGTCAAATGAAATAGGAAATAAATTACCAAAAATTAAGTATATAGTATTCGGTAAAAATATAACTAATCAAAATAATATTACTTCCATTACTCTTGGAAATTTTGGAACGGTCTATCTTGTAGAAGAGGAAAATATTGATAAATTTAAAGATGCAGAAGAAATACTTTTATTAAATGATACAACTTTTGAAAAAAATAATGGTTTTAAATTCTTAGGAAATACAGTGCCTTTTATAGATGAAGATAATGAAGAATTTTTCAAAATCATAGCTGAAAATAAAGATAATGAAACTTTCAAAAAAGGGGATGAAACTCTCAAAGCAAATGTTGTTCCTTTTTCTTGGTTAGCTGAGTTATCAGAAGGTGATAAAAAACTTGGTATATTCAGAGCCGATGTAGATAATCTCGGATTAATTTTTAGCGATGGACTTAGAAAAAAAGGCAAAAATGACTCCGAAAGATACACAATATCAAGGGTTGCTACATTAAGTAGAATGCTTGATTTATTTTTTAGTGGATATATCAATAAATTAGTTCAGGATTTTACAAAAGAGAGTTTACCAATTAAAAAGAAAGTAGGAAATAAAGAGATAGAACTGAAAAATATAAACTCTTTAATATATATTGTTTATTCCGGTGGTGATGATTTATTTTTAATAGCACCTTATAACATAATTTTAGATTTTGCATTAAGATTAAGGGAAGAATTTTATAAATATACCGGAAAAAATTTAGATTTTGGATTATCCGGTGGAATATACATATCTTCCCCTACAACACCTATCCACATGACTGCTAAATTTTCGGAAAATCTTGAAAATATCGCTAAAAAAACAATGTTTAAACAAAATGGTAATATTATTTTAAAAGATAACATAGCTATATTAGATAAACCATTTAGATGGAGAGATTATCAAGGAAGAAAAACCTTAGAAATCCTTATCCAGAATGAATATAGCAATGATAACTCTATTTTATACAATATAGGAATATCAAATCCGGAAGAAAATAAAGAAGTTGTATTTTACGAGTATATCATTAAATTAGCCAATAAAATTATAGAATATTACGAAAAAGATAAAATAAGCAGAAGCTTTTTATTTAAATTATTGAGATTTCATCAAAGTTATATAGGAAAAGAGGAAAAGATAAAAGCTATGATATATCCTAAAATCTACTATCAAATTGCAAGAAATATAAAAGATAATGATGTCAGAGAATTTTTTGAAAATACGTTAATAAAAGAAGGTTTTAAAGAAAATGGCAAAATTTTAATAACCACAAAAAATGTTTTAAAAAATTTAGATGTTATAATCCCTTTAGTATTAATGAAAACCAGAGGAGGTAATTAG
- the cas6 gene encoding CRISPR-associated endoribonuclease Cas6: MRLKISFSADKEYIYLPIHHNEYIQGMLYGNLPEPLAKYLHDIGFFYNNRAFKLFTFSKIYSEQYFPLLKDKKIKYKSPISIYISSAIEEIPHRWGENFIRKDRIFLGKNNLYLQEIEIQKQPEFKEEFYIKTLSPITVYRTIENDKKYYKYYSPSEKDFAELIKINLTKKYNLITGENIEEFPIDIKPAKDIKKVLFKYKDFPIEAYEGIFKIKTNPDMFKVVYDAGLGAKNSQGFGMIEVMSEID, encoded by the coding sequence TTGAGATTAAAAATATCTTTTTCAGCAGATAAAGAATATATATATCTTCCTATCCATCATAATGAATATATTCAGGGGATGCTTTATGGAAATCTACCGGAACCACTTGCCAAATACCTACACGATATAGGATTTTTTTATAATAACAGAGCTTTTAAATTATTTACATTTTCAAAAATCTATTCAGAGCAATATTTTCCACTTTTAAAAGATAAAAAGATAAAATACAAATCACCAATCAGCATATATATATCCTCAGCCATAGAAGAGATACCACACAGATGGGGAGAAAATTTTATAAGAAAAGATAGGATTTTCCTTGGAAAGAATAACCTTTATCTACAAGAGATAGAAATTCAAAAACAGCCAGAATTCAAAGAAGAGTTTTATATAAAAACCTTATCACCGATAACAGTTTATAGAACCATAGAAAATGATAAAAAATATTACAAATATTACTCTCCATCGGAAAAAGATTTTGCAGAGCTAATAAAAATTAATCTAACTAAAAAATATAATCTTATAACTGGTGAAAATATAGAAGAATTTCCAATAGATATAAAGCCGGCAAAAGATATAAAAAAAGTATTATTCAAATATAAAGATTTTCCGATAGAGGCTTATGAAGGAATATTTAAAATAAAAACAAATCCGGATATGTTTAAAGTTGTTTATGATGCCGGACTTGGAGCAAAAAACTCCCAAGGTTTTGGGATGATAGAGGTAATGTCAGAAATTGATTAA
- a CDS encoding PIN domain-containing protein, which yields MKKFMVDSNVIIEYMKGNPEAVNIVNFVKSNPNNEYYLTLDAIEEILYVLVKHFSKKSYWDLKHNPNIAKDTYKIVIPLIESILKTFFKVISPSKNTHEILFNICERYGLLPKDALILAICIEKDINNLITLDKDFANLDLEENINIILTYKELKNKD from the coding sequence ATGAAGAAATTTATGGTAGATAGTAATGTAATTATTGAATATATGAAAGGTAATCCTGAAGCAGTAAATATTGTTAATTTTGTTAAAAGCAATCCTAACAATGAATATTATCTAACCTTAGATGCAATAGAAGAGATATTGTATGTTCTTGTAAAACATTTTTCTAAAAAATCTTACTGGGATTTAAAGCACAATCCTAACATAGCAAAAGATACATACAAAATTGTTATTCCTTTAATTGAAAGTATTCTAAAAACCTTTTTTAAAGTTATTTCGCCAAGTAAAAACACACATGAAATTTTGTTTAATATTTGCGAAAGATACGGATTATTACCTAAAGATGCTTTAATTCTTGCTATCTGTATAGAAAAAGATATAAATAATTTAATCACTTTGGATAAAGATTTTGCTAACTTAGATTTAGAAGAAAATATTAATATCATACTTACATATAAAGAATTGAAAAATAAGGACTAA